One Bacteroidota bacterium genomic window carries:
- a CDS encoding OadG family protein has product MLIDAIKFDASAIGSDSIILTVVGYAVVFISLGLLFVVFFYLPKLLNLRFKPRRKADGSIDTQATVEISAEENAAISMALYLHFNQYHDEESNLMTIKRESRLYSPWSSKIYQVRHRFNRV; this is encoded by the coding sequence ATGTTAATAGATGCAATAAAATTTGATGCTTCGGCAATTGGTAGCGATTCCATAATTCTTACTGTGGTTGGATACGCGGTAGTTTTTATTTCCCTGGGTCTACTGTTTGTCGTGTTTTTTTACCTTCCCAAATTGCTTAACCTGCGGTTCAAGCCGCGCAGAAAGGCCGATGGTAGTATTGATACACAGGCTACAGTTGAAATAAGTGCAGAAGAAAATGCTGCCATCAGCATGGCTTTGTATTTGCATTTTAACCAATATCACGACGAAGAAAGTAACCTGATGACCATTAAACGTGAGTCGAGGTTGTACTCGCCATGGAGTTCTAAAATTTATCAGGTGCGTCATCGTTTTAACCGAGTGTAA
- a CDS encoding aminopeptidase — MKSRWTGVIPGLLMAVVLQASATASFVKESDSSNFSITHLVPHTSVKDQGRTGTCWSFATVSFIESELLKAGHAETDLSEMFIVRHVYLLKAAKYIRMHGKNNFSEGGEPTDVMYIFKEEGIVPDSVYPGRKNNNERFNHVELEATLIEVVENTVTNLSANSDFSWKNDFEKLLDVNLGLIPEQFPGQSESYTPKTYAKSLPFNPDDFIMLTSFLHHPFYSSFPLEVPDNWMWSSYYNLPLEELTQVTDYSLENGYSVVWAMDYSEKGFLYNNGLAIAPLVYYQETDSTLKEPGITTEQWGSKGFLKEEIQVTPELRQQAFDNYATTDDHGMHIVGKASDENGNKYYYVKNSWGTQNPYKGYLFVSMPYFQYKTISVMVHRNAIPEPVKIKLGL, encoded by the coding sequence ATGAAAAGTCGGTGGACAGGAGTGATTCCTGGTTTGTTGATGGCTGTGGTGCTGCAGGCTTCGGCTACTGCTTCTTTTGTAAAAGAGTCAGATTCGAGCAATTTTAGTATTACACATCTAGTGCCACATACTTCGGTAAAGGATCAGGGACGTACAGGCACCTGCTGGAGTTTTGCCACAGTTTCGTTTATAGAATCGGAATTATTGAAGGCCGGCCATGCGGAGACCGATTTATCTGAAATGTTCATTGTGCGGCATGTGTATCTGCTCAAAGCCGCAAAGTATATACGCATGCATGGAAAAAACAATTTTTCAGAAGGTGGTGAACCCACCGATGTCATGTATATTTTTAAAGAAGAAGGTATTGTGCCAGATTCGGTGTATCCGGGGCGCAAAAATAATAACGAAAGGTTTAACCATGTTGAATTGGAAGCAACACTCATCGAAGTAGTGGAGAATACCGTAACGAATTTATCCGCTAACTCAGATTTTTCATGGAAAAATGACTTTGAAAAATTACTGGATGTAAATTTAGGTTTGATACCTGAGCAGTTTCCGGGACAATCGGAAAGCTATACACCAAAAACCTATGCCAAATCGCTTCCATTCAATCCAGACGATTTCATCATGCTTACCAGTTTTCTGCATCATCCTTTTTATTCGAGTTTTCCACTCGAGGTGCCTGATAACTGGATGTGGAGTAGCTATTACAATTTGCCTCTCGAAGAGTTGACCCAGGTAACAGATTATTCCCTCGAAAATGGTTACTCGGTGGTGTGGGCAATGGATTATTCCGAAAAAGGTTTTCTGTACAACAATGGCCTTGCTATTGCGCCATTGGTTTATTATCAGGAAACGGATTCGACATTAAAGGAACCGGGAATAACAACCGAGCAATGGGGTTCCAAGGGCTTTCTGAAAGAAGAAATTCAGGTTACCCCTGAACTTAGGCAGCAGGCATTTGACAATTATGCCACCACCGACGACCACGGAATGCACATTGTAGGAAAGGCATCTGACGAGAACGGAAATAAGTATTACTATGTAAAAAATTCATGGGGTACCCAGAATCCCTACAAGGGTTATCTATTTGTTTCGATGCCTTATTTTCAATACAAAACCATTTCGGTAATGGTTCATCGGAATGCCATTCCGGAGCCAGTAAAAATCAAGTTGGGATTGTAA
- a CDS encoding serine hydrolase has product MKRSIKKISIIAISAIAVGALLQFTIRHTEYSEPAAAVNRNIPPFLEKDSGWADSLNKTLSDREKLGQMLMVPAYPKKGAEDTARIADLIRKHQVGGIIFFQGSPEEVHGLARYYQSISKIPLLIAIDGEWGLAMRLSNTIQYPKQMTLGAISSDMLIYQMGYDIASQMKHLGIHINFAPVVDVNNNPANPVINARSFGEQKNNVARKGILYMKGMQDAGVMAFAKHFPGHGDTDTDSHHDLPVVMHSAERLDSLELYPFRALINAGVSGVMLAHMHIPALDNTPNLPSTLSSAIANDLLQKEMCFEGLVVTDAMNMKGVADYFPAIEANLMAIKAGNNILLMPHQIEESIEAILKEMESDAKIKEQVNQSCQKILKAKKWAFTHAKSETYSADSLNKPKFVAQRNQLYAAALTLIQNQNDLLPFKALDTLRIASLTLGEGNSESFTQSLKLYSKIQSFSGIIATDSVQVNKLVSKLQSYNLVLISLHSNSLNAGKKFGVSDEEIQLVEKLAQANNCVLIHLANPYIISRIDELHRFKAVLLGYENSPEIQQLASEALFGAAEVVGALPVTVYPAYPAGFGMQSKTLNRLSYVTPYEAGFDEKKLATIDSIVNDAIAQGAIPGCQVLAAKNGKVFFFKAFGHHSYQKKNEVELTDLYDIASITKIAATMPALMRLQDEKLFDVSERLGYYLPELDTCAKGNLIISDILLHQAGLAPWIPFYWQTLEPIYPGQDLFKTRYSENYPLQVGPNVFANKHLKYKEHYYQTTPDSIYSVNVAEALYLNRSFTDSIWQKIAASRLDPPGTYLYSDLGFYLFPQIIQRLSGCTFEQYIDSVFFAPMGAYLLSFKPLNKYQKDQIIPTENDLVFRKQIIHGYVHDQGAALLGGVSGHAGLFSNANDLAKIMQMYLNEGAYGELELLSKRQVRSFTSCLACENGNRRGLGFDKPEPDTNLNGPVFKGISLESYGHAGFTGTLAWADPSTGIVFIFLSNRIYPDPVDNKLVKLEIRSKVHEAIYKAALN; this is encoded by the coding sequence ATGAAAAGGTCAATCAAAAAAATATCCATTATCGCAATTTCGGCGATTGCAGTTGGTGCTTTGCTTCAGTTTACCATTCGCCATACAGAATACAGCGAACCGGCGGCTGCAGTAAATCGTAACATTCCTCCATTTCTCGAAAAGGACTCTGGTTGGGCCGATTCGCTAAATAAAACTTTGTCGGACCGCGAGAAATTGGGCCAGATGCTCATGGTTCCGGCCTATCCGAAAAAAGGAGCAGAAGACACAGCACGCATAGCGGACCTTATTCGCAAACACCAGGTAGGAGGGATTATCTTTTTCCAGGGAAGTCCGGAAGAAGTGCATGGTCTTGCCCGGTATTACCAATCGATCTCGAAAATACCACTTCTTATTGCCATCGATGGTGAATGGGGATTAGCGATGCGGCTGTCCAACACCATTCAGTATCCCAAGCAAATGACCCTTGGAGCTATAAGCTCCGACATGCTGATTTACCAAATGGGGTACGATATCGCCAGTCAGATGAAACACCTGGGTATACACATCAATTTTGCACCTGTTGTTGATGTCAACAACAACCCGGCTAACCCAGTTATCAATGCACGGTCGTTTGGTGAACAAAAAAACAATGTGGCCCGTAAGGGAATTTTATATATGAAAGGTATGCAGGACGCCGGTGTGATGGCTTTTGCCAAGCATTTTCCGGGCCATGGCGATACCGACACCGATTCGCACCACGATTTACCTGTTGTGATGCATTCGGCCGAAAGACTAGACAGCCTGGAGCTATATCCCTTCCGAGCCTTAATCAATGCCGGAGTTTCGGGTGTGATGCTGGCCCACATGCACATTCCTGCACTCGACAACACACCCAACCTGCCTTCGACTTTATCATCGGCTATTGCCAATGATTTATTGCAAAAAGAAATGTGCTTCGAGGGACTGGTAGTGACCGATGCCATGAATATGAAGGGAGTGGCCGATTATTTTCCAGCCATTGAGGCTAATCTAATGGCTATAAAAGCCGGTAACAACATCCTTCTGATGCCACACCAGATTGAGGAAAGCATAGAGGCTATTCTTAAGGAAATGGAATCGGATGCAAAAATAAAAGAGCAGGTTAATCAAAGCTGCCAGAAGATTCTTAAGGCAAAAAAATGGGCTTTTACGCATGCTAAAAGCGAAACCTATTCAGCCGACAGTCTCAATAAGCCAAAATTTGTAGCACAACGCAACCAACTTTATGCCGCTGCTCTTACCCTTATTCAAAACCAAAATGACCTGCTACCCTTCAAAGCGCTGGACACCCTTCGGATAGCCAGTTTAACCCTTGGCGAAGGGAATTCAGAGAGTTTTACACAATCACTGAAACTATATTCGAAAATACAATCCTTTTCAGGCATTATAGCCACCGATAGCGTTCAAGTAAATAAGCTGGTTTCCAAATTACAATCGTATAACCTTGTTTTAATCAGTTTGCACAGCAATAGTCTGAATGCCGGCAAGAAGTTTGGTGTTTCGGACGAAGAGATTCAACTCGTGGAGAAACTTGCACAGGCAAACAATTGTGTACTTATTCACCTGGCTAATCCTTACATAATTTCACGCATTGACGAACTACATCGGTTTAAAGCAGTGCTGTTAGGCTATGAAAACAGTCCCGAAATTCAACAATTAGCATCAGAGGCGCTGTTTGGTGCCGCAGAGGTGGTTGGCGCCTTGCCAGTTACCGTTTACCCGGCCTATCCGGCAGGTTTTGGAATGCAAAGCAAAACGCTGAACCGCTTAAGTTATGTAACCCCATATGAAGCCGGGTTTGACGAGAAGAAACTTGCAACCATCGATTCGATTGTGAACGATGCCATTGCCCAAGGCGCCATTCCGGGTTGTCAGGTATTGGCTGCAAAGAACGGAAAGGTTTTTTTTTTCAAAGCCTTTGGGCATCATTCGTATCAAAAAAAAAACGAAGTTGAGCTAACCGACCTGTATGATATTGCTTCAATTACCAAAATTGCAGCTACCATGCCGGCTCTCATGCGTTTACAGGACGAAAAACTATTCGATGTAAGCGAACGACTTGGTTATTACCTGCCAGAACTGGATACTTGTGCAAAGGGTAATCTTATTATTTCCGATATTTTATTGCACCAGGCAGGTCTGGCGCCATGGATCCCCTTTTATTGGCAAACCCTCGAACCTATTTATCCGGGGCAGGATCTTTTTAAAACACGTTATTCCGAAAACTATCCCTTGCAAGTGGGACCGAATGTTTTTGCGAATAAACATTTGAAATACAAAGAACATTATTATCAGACTACTCCTGATAGCATTTATTCAGTAAATGTTGCAGAAGCCTTGTATCTGAACAGGTCTTTTACCGATAGTATCTGGCAAAAGATTGCTGCCAGTAGGCTCGATCCGCCAGGCACTTATCTGTACAGTGATTTGGGTTTTTATTTGTTCCCTCAAATAATTCAAAGACTATCGGGTTGTACATTTGAACAATACATTGATTCTGTTTTTTTTGCTCCTATGGGGGCCTATTTGCTTAGCTTTAAACCATTGAATAAATATCAAAAAGACCAGATTATACCTACTGAAAACGACCTGGTATTTCGCAAACAAATAATTCATGGTTATGTGCACGACCAGGGTGCTGCATTGTTGGGTGGCGTATCGGGTCATGCAGGTCTCTTTTCGAATGCCAACGATCTGGCTAAAATCATGCAGATGTATTTAAACGAAGGGGCTTATGGCGAACTTGAATTGCTGAGCAAACGCCAGGTTCGAAGCTTTACCAGCTGCCTAGCCTGCGAGAATGGAAATCGCAGGGGGTTGGGATTTGATAAACCCGAACCCGATACAAACTTAAATGGACCTGTTTTTAAAGGCATATCGCTTGAAAGCTACGGGCATGCCGGCTTTACAGGCACTCTTGCATGGGCCGATCCGTCCACCGGAATTGTATTTATTTTTCTTTCGAACCGTATTTATCCCGATCCGGTGGACAATAAACTCGTTAAGCTCGAAATCCGATCAAAGGTTCATGAAGCCATCTATAAGGCAGCCTTGAATTAA
- a CDS encoding sodium ion-translocating decarboxylase subunit beta: MKRFFLVIGILAFMAILHTLLGSHDVFAQHVTQAGETIQVASAAPNDHTTSVFAGLQRFWIYTGFYNLTLKHLLMMLVGLVFIYLAIKYDYEPLLLVPIGTGILIGNIPFITLELGKNLGLFAPDAASGLSVGIYEQGSVLNYLYFGVTKGIYPPLIFLGIGAMTDFSSLISNPKLLLLGAAAQLGIFATFLGAVALGFNIAEAGSIGIIGGADGPTAIFLSSKLAPHLIGPIAIAAYSYMALVPVIQPPIMKLLTTRKQRLIRMRPSRAVSKTEKILFPIFGLLLTTLISPSALPLLGFLFFGNLLKESTVTNRLAETARTSMIDIVTILLGITVGASTQADVFLTPQSVMIFVLGALSFMVASAGGILFAHVMNWFLKADNKVNPLIGSAGVSAVPDSARVSQMMGLKEDPTNHLLMHAMAPNVAGVIGSAVAAGILMSFLL; this comes from the coding sequence ATGAAAAGATTTTTTCTGGTAATAGGGATACTTGCCTTCATGGCCATTCTGCATACCCTCCTGGGAAGTCACGATGTTTTTGCCCAACATGTCACGCAAGCAGGTGAAACAATTCAAGTGGCATCTGCAGCACCCAATGACCATACCACCTCGGTATTTGCTGGCCTTCAGCGCTTTTGGATTTATACTGGTTTTTACAACCTCACGCTCAAACACCTTCTCATGATGTTGGTGGGCCTTGTTTTTATCTATTTGGCCATCAAATACGATTACGAGCCTCTTCTATTAGTTCCTATTGGCACAGGTATTTTAATCGGAAACATTCCTTTTATAACTCTCGAACTTGGAAAGAACCTGGGGTTGTTCGCTCCTGATGCTGCAAGCGGATTATCAGTGGGAATCTACGAACAGGGAAGCGTGCTTAATTACTTATATTTTGGCGTAACAAAGGGTATTTATCCGCCCTTAATATTTCTCGGTATTGGGGCCATGACAGATTTTTCTTCTCTTATTTCAAACCCAAAATTGCTATTATTGGGTGCTGCTGCTCAACTTGGTATTTTTGCAACCTTTTTAGGCGCTGTGGCTCTTGGTTTCAATATTGCCGAAGCCGGATCCATCGGCATCATCGGTGGTGCCGATGGCCCTACGGCTATTTTCCTTTCCTCTAAACTAGCTCCTCACCTGATTGGCCCCATTGCTATTGCTGCTTATTCTTACATGGCACTTGTACCGGTTATTCAACCCCCAATTATGAAATTGCTCACTACCCGCAAACAAAGACTGATACGCATGCGGCCATCCAGGGCAGTGAGTAAAACCGAAAAAATATTATTCCCAATTTTCGGATTATTGCTTACCACACTTATTTCTCCGAGTGCACTTCCATTGTTGGGTTTCTTGTTCTTTGGCAATCTTCTTAAGGAATCTACTGTTACGAATCGTCTGGCAGAAACTGCCCGTACCTCCATGATCGATATTGTTACCATTCTCCTGGGTATCACTGTGGGGGCATCGACTCAGGCCGATGTGTTCCTTACTCCACAATCAGTTATGATCTTTGTACTGGGTGCACTTTCGTTTATGGTGGCATCAGCAGGCGGAATACTCTTTGCCCATGTCATGAACTGGTTCCTGAAAGCTGATAATAAGGTAAATCCGCTTATTGGTTCAGCAGGTGTATCTGCTGTACCCGATAGCGCACGTGTATCGCAAATGATGGGTCTGAAAGAAGACCCCACCAACCACCTGCTTATGCATGCCATGGCACCCAATGTGGCAGGTGTAATTGGTTCGGCAGTGGCCGCTGGTATTCTGATGAGCTTTTTGTTGTAA
- a CDS encoding biotin/lipoyl-binding protein — translation MKKFSFKINGNSYGVEIKSFEENIAHIEVNGTEYEVLVEREVKASKTPTIVRKVVPQKPEDIEKKPGGSAFPVKAPLPGKIVEVFVRTGDIVKKGQVLMTMEAMKMINNVLASKDGVVETIKVKPGDAVLEGDVLLETV, via the coding sequence ATGAAAAAATTTAGTTTTAAAATAAATGGCAATTCCTATGGAGTCGAAATAAAGTCTTTCGAGGAAAACATTGCCCACATCGAAGTAAATGGAACGGAATACGAGGTTTTGGTTGAACGCGAGGTAAAAGCAAGCAAAACTCCTACCATTGTGCGCAAAGTAGTTCCGCAGAAACCCGAAGACATTGAAAAAAAACCTGGTGGCTCGGCATTTCCGGTAAAAGCTCCACTTCCGGGAAAGATCGTGGAAGTTTTTGTGCGTACAGGCGACATTGTGAAAAAAGGCCAGGTGCTGATGACCATGGAAGCCATGAAAATGATTAACAATGTATTGGCTTCGAAAGACGGTGTAGTGGAAACCATCAAGGTGAAGCCAGGCGATGCAGTTCTGGAAGGAGATGTATTACTTGAAACAGTTTAA
- a CDS encoding acyl-CoA carboxylase subunit beta, whose protein sequence is MNSQQKIKELIDKRELAKRGGGAARVESQHNKGKLTARERLEILLDEGSFEEYDMFVTHRSTDFGLESQQYLSDGVVTGHGTIDGRIVFVFSQDFTVFGGSLSETFAQKICKIMDQAMKVGAPVIGINDSGGARIQEGVRSLAGYAEIFERNILASGVIPQISAVFGPCAGGAVYSPALTDFILMTEEQSYMFVTGPKVTKAVTGEVITTEELGGAEVHASKSGVAHFVAEDEEEGLLMIRKLLSYLPQNNVEEAPFVETSDPIERKEDSLNEIIPVDANQPYDMLDVIHLIVDEGEFIEVHSKYAKNIITGFARMGGISVGIVANQPNYLAGVLDINASRKAARFVRTCDVFNIPLVTLVDVPGFLPGSAQEYGGIIIHGAKLLFAYGEATVPKVTVTLRKSYGGAHDVMSSKQLRGDMNYAWPTAEIAVMGAAGAVEVLEGRKLGELTDETEKSKFIEEKTSEYNQKFANPYEAARYGYIDDVIEPRNTRFRVIRALRTLSNKKDLLPPKKHSNIPL, encoded by the coding sequence ATGAACAGCCAACAAAAAATCAAAGAATTAATCGACAAGCGAGAGCTTGCCAAACGGGGTGGTGGAGCAGCCCGCGTTGAATCGCAACACAACAAGGGTAAACTTACTGCCCGCGAGCGGCTTGAAATTCTGCTCGACGAAGGCTCTTTCGAAGAATACGATATGTTTGTGACCCATCGGTCAACCGATTTTGGTCTCGAATCGCAGCAATACCTTTCCGACGGAGTTGTTACAGGGCATGGTACCATCGATGGACGTATTGTGTTTGTTTTTTCTCAGGATTTTACAGTTTTTGGAGGATCGCTATCCGAAACTTTTGCACAGAAAATATGCAAAATAATGGATCAGGCTATGAAGGTGGGTGCCCCGGTAATTGGTATCAACGACAGTGGTGGTGCCCGTATTCAGGAAGGTGTGCGAAGCCTGGCCGGGTATGCCGAAATATTCGAGCGTAACATTCTGGCCTCTGGTGTAATTCCCCAGATATCTGCTGTATTTGGACCTTGTGCCGGTGGAGCCGTGTATAGTCCTGCTTTAACCGATTTTATACTCATGACCGAGGAGCAAAGCTACATGTTTGTTACAGGCCCCAAAGTAACTAAGGCAGTTACCGGCGAAGTGATTACAACCGAAGAATTGGGAGGCGCAGAAGTGCATGCTTCAAAATCGGGAGTAGCACATTTTGTAGCCGAGGACGAAGAAGAGGGATTGCTGATGATTCGTAAACTCTTGTCTTACCTTCCCCAAAACAATGTAGAAGAAGCTCCTTTTGTGGAAACATCGGATCCGATAGAGCGAAAAGAGGATAGCCTCAATGAGATTATTCCGGTGGATGCCAATCAGCCTTACGATATGCTCGATGTAATTCACCTTATCGTGGACGAAGGAGAGTTTATCGAAGTGCATTCGAAATATGCTAAAAACATTATTACCGGTTTTGCCCGTATGGGCGGTATTTCTGTAGGCATTGTGGCCAACCAGCCCAACTACCTGGCTGGTGTGCTCGATATCAATGCTTCGCGCAAAGCAGCCCGTTTTGTGCGCACCTGCGATGTGTTTAACATTCCACTGGTGACCTTGGTCGATGTGCCCGGATTTTTACCCGGTTCGGCTCAGGAGTATGGCGGAATCATAATACATGGTGCCAAACTGCTTTTTGCCTATGGCGAGGCTACCGTGCCAAAAGTTACGGTTACTTTGCGCAAATCGTACGGTGGTGCCCACGATGTAATGAGTTCGAAACAATTACGTGGCGATATGAACTATGCATGGCCTACCGCCGAAATTGCGGTGATGGGGGCTGCCGGTGCAGTGGAAGTGCTCGAAGGGCGAAAATTGGGTGAACTTACGGACGAAACTGAAAAGTCGAAATTTATCGAAGAAAAAACCTCTGAGTATAACCAAAAGTTTGCCAATCCATACGAAGCTGCGCGCTATGGGTACATCGACGATGTAATTGAACCCAGAAATACTCGTTTTAGGGTTATCAGGGCGTTGCGAACACTTTCGAATAAAAAGGATTTACTTCCACCCAAGAAACATTCCAATATTCCACTCTAA
- a CDS encoding PD40 domain-containing protein — MMRHFFFIATFLISFIAFDTEAQTTYTSQSTKAIKLYEAGSSEYRLKNLVLAEDYFLKAIEADSLFQEPYLVLAELYWDQGKLPLAISMYNRGLGINPMYFPSGFVNKGKLEIKTGNYETALESFQKYLSLEIKNTKKITEAKRGIEQVQFALHAIANPVPFEPIKLSENVNSSADEYWPALSADEQTLIITRLLEVPGTEKFQEDFYFSTAENNSWLPAQDAGAPLNTPDNEGAQSISANGRYMVYTVCNRPGIFGRCDLFFSEKTGDIWSEPLNMGKPINTASKETQPSLSADGRTVYFVSDRPGGFGSQDIWMSEQNASGQWSEPVNLGDSINTSGNESSPFIHHDNRTLYFSSTHHLGLGGSDVFRSVKHESGAWSSAVNLGYPINTYGEEIGFIVNARGNKAYYSSNRDSLSGRDIYEFELYEKARPLEVSYLKGKVFDAQTLQRLKASFELFDLSDGKLVTKSFSDSRSGEFLICIPSNRNYMLNVSKNGYLFYSENFSLEGVFQLQQPYHKDIPLRKISVGSTMILRNVFFDTDSYQLKPASAFELNKVLQMLVENPTLRIEISGHTDNQGSETYNQQLSEKRASSVRDYLVSKGISQIRLSVHGYGFSQPVDSNDTPEGRANNRRTELKILE, encoded by the coding sequence ATGATGCGCCATTTTTTCTTTATAGCTACATTTCTTATTTCTTTCATCGCATTCGATACCGAAGCTCAAACTACCTACACAAGCCAATCGACCAAAGCCATCAAACTATACGAAGCGGGTAGCAGCGAGTACCGTTTGAAAAACCTCGTGCTTGCTGAAGACTATTTTCTGAAAGCCATCGAAGCAGATTCTTTGTTTCAGGAACCATACCTGGTACTTGCAGAGCTCTATTGGGATCAGGGAAAGCTTCCACTGGCCATATCTATGTATAACCGTGGCCTTGGAATTAACCCAATGTATTTTCCTTCGGGTTTTGTGAACAAAGGAAAACTGGAAATTAAAACTGGAAATTACGAAACTGCCCTGGAAAGCTTTCAAAAATACCTAAGTCTTGAAATAAAGAATACAAAGAAAATTACCGAGGCAAAAAGGGGTATCGAACAAGTTCAATTTGCTCTCCATGCAATCGCCAATCCAGTTCCCTTTGAGCCTATAAAATTATCGGAGAATGTCAATTCTTCAGCTGACGAATATTGGCCTGCACTCTCGGCCGATGAGCAGACTTTGATAATTACCCGCCTATTAGAGGTTCCAGGAACGGAAAAATTTCAAGAGGATTTTTATTTTAGCACAGCAGAGAACAACAGCTGGTTACCAGCCCAGGATGCCGGGGCTCCCCTCAATACGCCAGATAACGAAGGAGCTCAGTCTATTTCTGCCAACGGAAGGTATATGGTTTATACCGTTTGTAACCGACCAGGTATTTTTGGACGTTGCGATTTATTTTTTTCAGAAAAAACCGGCGATATATGGAGTGAACCACTTAACATGGGCAAGCCTATAAATACTGCCAGCAAAGAAACCCAGCCAAGCCTGTCGGCCGATGGCCGTACCGTTTATTTTGTCAGTGACCGCCCGGGTGGTTTTGGTAGTCAGGATATCTGGATGAGTGAGCAAAATGCTTCAGGACAATGGAGTGAACCAGTTAACCTGGGCGATTCGATTAATACCTCCGGCAATGAGTCATCTCCCTTTATCCATCACGACAATCGTACGCTCTATTTTTCATCGACCCACCATTTAGGACTTGGAGGTTCGGATGTATTCAGGTCGGTAAAACACGAATCAGGCGCATGGTCGTCTGCTGTAAACCTGGGCTATCCGATCAATACCTATGGAGAGGAGATAGGTTTCATAGTCAATGCCCGGGGCAACAAAGCCTATTATTCTTCGAACCGCGATAGCCTCAGTGGCCGGGATATCTATGAATTTGAGTTGTACGAAAAAGCCCGGCCTCTTGAAGTTTCTTACCTCAAAGGAAAAGTGTTCGATGCGCAAACTCTGCAACGCCTTAAGGCTAGTTTCGAATTGTTCGATTTGTCTGATGGAAAGCTCGTTACTAAATCATTTTCCGATAGCAGGAGTGGAGAATTTCTAATTTGCATTCCCTCTAACCGCAATTATATGCTTAATGTTTCGAAAAACGGTTACCTGTTTTATTCAGAGAATTTTAGCCTCGAAGGTGTTTTTCAGCTTCAGCAACCCTATCACAAAGATATTCCATTGCGAAAAATATCAGTTGGAAGTACCATGATCCTGCGCAATGTTTTTTTCGACACCGATTCTTATCAGCTAAAACCAGCCTCCGCATTTGAATTGAACAAGGTATTACAGATGTTGGTAGAAAACCCAACGCTACGCATCGAAATAAGCGGACATACCGATAACCAGGGTTCGGAAACATACAATCAACAGTTATCTGAGAAGCGTGCTTCTTCGGTGCGCGATTACCTGGTATCGAAAGGTATTTCCCAAATACGGCTCAGTGTGCATGGATATGGTTTTTCGCAGCCTGTCGATTCAAACGATACTCCCGAAGGCAGAGCCAATAACCGGCGAACAGAGTTAAAAATACTCGAATAA